One Helicobacter sp. MIT 21-1697 genomic window carries:
- a CDS encoding DUF6394 family protein, which yields MDWGKVFFVFFSLMSLTFTLGFLYESNIVILFIATAINFIATTFRIGVKNSLSAELFASSLVADFHLIPAFVFLQVYGDIEIATALVVGAVVANLFSVVLLCIEGAKARESDY from the coding sequence ATGGATTGGGGTAAGGTATTTTTTGTTTTTTTTAGTTTGATGAGCTTAACTTTTACGCTTGGATTTTTGTATGAGAGTAATATCGTGATACTTTTTATTGCCACGGCAATTAATTTTATTGCTACAACTTTTCGCATTGGCGTAAAAAATAGTCTTTCTGCTGAACTTTTTGCAAGTTCTTTGGTTGCAGATTTTCATCTTATACCTGCTTTTGTATTTTTGCAAGTTTATGGTGATATTGAAATTGCTACTGCACTTGTGGTGGGTGCAGTTGTGGCAAATTTATTTTCTGTCGTATTGCTCTGTATTGAAGGAGCAAAAGCAAGAGAAAGTGATTATTAG
- the secF gene encoding protein translocase subunit SecF, whose amino-acid sequence MEVFKKVKVYDFVQYSSYGLVISMLLIIASFVLLGIKGFNLGIDFAGGSIVQIQYTQPAPLGKIRELLSQDERFKNSQVSEFGSKEEVLLKIPYIPTGVNEDISHDIVALLESSGHFELRRVDSVGPKVGDELKQNGIIALIFALIAMMIYISFRYEWRFSLAGVLALVHDVIIVSGVVILAGVDFNLDVLAALLTIIGYSINDTIIIFDRIREQMMIKRQKDMKYVINEAVSCTLSRTILTSLTVFFVVLTLYLFGGEIIVGFSLPMLAGVIIATCSSMFVAPRLALMFGFNLDEYYQRETNKLKKEEEKKRLRAMYEQGRL is encoded by the coding sequence ATGGAAGTTTTTAAGAAAGTAAAAGTATATGATTTTGTTCAATATAGTTCTTATGGGCTTGTCATTTCTATGCTTTTGATTATTGCTTCATTTGTGCTTTTGGGTATAAAAGGCTTTAATTTGGGTATTGATTTTGCAGGTGGGAGTATAGTGCAGATTCAATACACTCAACCTGCACCGCTTGGAAAAATACGCGAACTTCTTTCACAAGATGAGAGGTTTAAAAATTCGCAAGTAAGTGAATTTGGTTCTAAAGAAGAAGTGTTGCTTAAGATTCCATATATTCCTACGGGTGTCAATGAAGATATATCACACGATATTGTTGCCCTTTTAGAATCAAGTGGGCATTTTGAGTTGCGCAGGGTGGATTCTGTAGGACCAAAGGTAGGTGATGAGCTCAAACAAAATGGTATTATTGCACTCATATTCGCACTTATAGCAATGATGATTTATATCTCTTTTCGTTATGAGTGGAGATTCTCTCTTGCTGGTGTGCTTGCACTTGTGCATGATGTTATTATTGTTTCTGGTGTGGTGATACTTGCAGGTGTAGATTTTAATCTTGATGTATTGGCAGCATTGCTTACAATTATTGGTTATTCAATCAATGATACGATTATTATTTTTGATAGAATCCGCGAACAAATGATGATAAAGCGTCAAAAAGATATGAAATATGTTATTAATGAGGCGGTTTCTTGCACACTTTCAAGGACTATTCTCACTTCTTTAACTGTATTTTTTGTCGTGCTGACACTTTATCTTTTTGGCGGGGAAATTATTGTTGGATTCTCACTTCCTATGCTTGCGGGGGTGATTATTGCTACTTGTAGTTCAATGTTTGTTGCACCGCGTTTGGCATTAATGTTTGGGTTTAATCTTGATGAGTATTATCAACGAGAGACAAATAAGCTCAAAAAAGAAGAGGAAAAAAAGAGATTGCGCGCAATGTATGAGCAAGGTCGTTTATAA
- the secD gene encoding protein translocase subunit SecD, with protein MAKQHIHSAQGTHKGLNYRLWSFIFAALVGIALCLPTFTDINGRKIALGLDLQGGLNLLLGIKTQEAIKARFSSLASQIVFDTKKENILIDNLKVFEDKINFELVDTDEKPMLDKILSQINGLEINENKGTYSIVFSAEYEEEIQNSALKQAIGTIRNRLDEFGLREPSVTQQGKDNILVQLPGIKTIEEEQRARDLIAKPAHLQMMAVDEERNARVSTMSELEAQKYNDVILPFVHSSEVQALENTLAHLQEKLSMLKESSQNAVSSQEKTNALFAERMKIEGEIAKIQQELETKKTKPNQVILLKAVPILDGSMLTDARAAFDQNNQPIVSFSLDSKGAKIFGDFSGANVGKRMAIVLDGKVYSAPVIRERIGGGSGQISGGFSVAEASDLAIALKSGALPAPMEVLEKRSVGPSLGEDSIRASLIALVSGFALVVIFMMFYYSLAGVIAVGALFVNIVLIIAVMACFGASLTLPGMAGIVLTVGMAVDANIIINERIRESLRAGFSIAKSIEMGYANASRAIFDSNLTTLIAAVLLYAFGTGAIKGFAITMGIGISASILTAIVGTHGIYQAIMQWIIKSGNVNLWFGIKLPVNTIETAKQQNIKLNKG; from the coding sequence ATGGCAAAACAACACATTCATTCTGCACAAGGAACTCATAAAGGCTTAAATTATAGGTTATGGTCTTTTATTTTTGCGGCATTAGTTGGCATTGCTCTTTGTTTGCCTACATTTACAGATATAAATGGTCGTAAAATTGCGCTTGGACTTGATTTGCAAGGAGGATTAAATCTTCTTTTAGGCATCAAAACGCAAGAGGCGATTAAGGCACGATTTTCTTCTTTAGCTTCCCAGATTGTCTTTGATACAAAAAAAGAGAATATTCTTATTGACAATTTAAAAGTATTTGAAGATAAGATAAATTTTGAGCTTGTAGATACTGATGAAAAGCCAATGTTGGACAAGATTCTCTCCCAAATCAATGGCTTAGAAATAAATGAAAATAAAGGCACATATTCTATTGTTTTTAGTGCAGAATATGAAGAAGAGATTCAAAATAGTGCGCTCAAGCAGGCTATTGGCACAATTCGCAATCGCCTTGATGAATTTGGTTTGAGAGAGCCAAGTGTAACCCAGCAAGGCAAAGATAATATTCTTGTTCAACTGCCGGGCATTAAAACGATTGAAGAAGAGCAAAGAGCACGAGATTTGATAGCCAAGCCTGCTCATTTACAAATGATGGCTGTTGATGAGGAAAGAAATGCACGAGTAAGCACAATGAGTGAGCTTGAAGCGCAAAAGTATAATGATGTTATTTTGCCTTTTGTGCATTCATCTGAAGTTCAAGCCCTTGAAAATACTCTTGCTCATCTTCAAGAAAAACTCTCTATGCTTAAAGAGTCCTCACAAAATGCTGTATCCTCACAAGAGAAAACTAACGCTTTATTTGCAGAACGTATGAAAATTGAGGGAGAAATTGCAAAGATTCAACAAGAACTTGAGACAAAAAAAACAAAACCTAATCAAGTCATATTGCTTAAAGCTGTGCCAATCCTTGATGGTTCTATGCTTACAGATGCAAGGGCAGCTTTTGACCAAAATAATCAGCCTATTGTGAGCTTTAGTTTAGATTCTAAAGGAGCAAAGATTTTTGGAGATTTCTCTGGAGCAAATGTGGGCAAACGTATGGCAATCGTTCTTGATGGGAAAGTGTATTCTGCGCCTGTTATTCGTGAGCGTATAGGTGGTGGAAGTGGGCAAATTAGTGGCGGTTTTAGTGTGGCTGAAGCAAGTGATTTAGCAATCGCACTTAAAAGCGGAGCGTTACCAGCACCTATGGAAGTGCTTGAAAAACGTAGCGTGGGTCCAAGTTTGGGCGAAGATTCTATACGAGCTTCATTAATTGCACTTGTAAGCGGCTTTGCTTTAGTTGTTATTTTTATGATGTTTTATTATTCTCTTGCAGGAGTAATTGCTGTTGGGGCATTATTTGTTAATATTGTGCTTATTATTGCTGTTATGGCGTGTTTTGGTGCTTCATTGACATTGCCGGGTATGGCAGGGATAGTGCTCACCGTGGGTATGGCAGTAGATGCAAATATTATCATTAACGAAAGAATCCGAGAATCTTTGCGCGCAGGATTTAGCATAGCTAAATCTATTGAAATGGGCTATGCAAATGCTTCAAGGGCAATTTTTGATTCTAATCTCACAACACTTATTGCCGCTGTTTTGCTCTATGCCTTTGGCACAGGAGCTATTAAAGGTTTTGCAATTACAATGGGGATTGGCATTAGTGCTTCTATCCTTACTGCTATTGTTGGCACACACGGCATTTATCAGGCAATTATGCAGTGGATTATTAAAAGTGGTAATGTAAATTTATGGTTTGGTATTAAGCTGCCTGTAAATACCATAGAAACCGCAAAACAGCAAAATATCAAGCTTAACAAAGGATAA
- the yajC gene encoding preprotein translocase subunit YajC: MQGGAQETLMSLLPIVFFIAIFYLLLIRPANVKRKKHQEMIDALAKGDKIITTGGLICEIVKPEKTFFSIRLNDDTIVKLSREFIAYKLDENDEAKD, encoded by the coding sequence ATGCAAGGTGGAGCACAAGAGACATTAATGTCATTACTTCCTATCGTATTTTTTATTGCGATTTTTTATCTACTGCTTATTCGTCCAGCAAATGTAAAGCGCAAAAAGCATCAAGAAATGATTGATGCACTTGCAAAGGGTGATAAAATTATCACTACCGGTGGTCTTATATGTGAAATTGTGAAGCCTGAAAAAACATTTTTTAGTATCCGTTTAAATGATGATACAATCGTCAAGCTTTCTCGGGAATTTATCGCATATAAGCTTGATGAAAATGATGAGGCTAAAGATTAA
- the nhaA gene encoding sodium/proton antiporter NhaA, with protein sequence MAAKQNRISEALSSFIRAESFSGIFLFFCAVSAMVVANSPLSDIYKEFWEQPFGFSFAGGFYGFSIHDWINDVLMSIFFLMVGLEIKRELLFGDLSGFQKAAFPVIGAIGGMIVPGVIYYAFNMNTPSYHGFGIPMATDIAFALGVILLLGKRVPLALKVFLVTLAVADDLGAIVVIAVFYPSPEGLHFVYLGAAVGILLFLTYINHLGVRHLGVYIGIGILLWFCVHHSGIHATIAAVALAFCIPVKPKIESKEFIQVVQQMIEIFESKDKERKNILLDTQQMSAIDEAGRDFVKVQNPLLRLEHALQPLCAFIIMPLFAFANAGVDIRAEVNFHIDHIMLGVIFGLVVGKPLGILSLTFLCEKCKIASRPAGVSWSHILGAGMLAGIGFTMSMFVSNLAFDAPQASDVSKIAILLASSIAGILGSLYLIINHKINSHTKVKS encoded by the coding sequence GTGGCAGCAAAGCAAAATAGAATTTCAGAAGCATTGAGTAGTTTTATTCGCGCAGAATCTTTTAGTGGTATTTTTTTATTTTTCTGCGCAGTGAGTGCAATGGTTGTAGCAAATTCGCCTTTATCGGATATATATAAGGAGTTTTGGGAGCAACCTTTCGGTTTTAGCTTTGCGGGGGGGTTTTATGGATTTAGCATTCACGATTGGATTAATGATGTTCTAATGTCTATTTTTTTTCTTATGGTTGGGCTTGAAATTAAACGCGAATTGCTCTTTGGAGATTTATCAGGATTCCAAAAAGCAGCCTTTCCTGTTATAGGTGCGATAGGTGGTATGATTGTGCCGGGTGTTATTTATTATGCCTTTAATATGAATACTCCATCATATCACGGCTTTGGAATCCCTATGGCTACGGATATTGCCTTTGCGCTCGGGGTGATTTTGCTACTTGGCAAACGCGTGCCTTTAGCTCTTAAAGTGTTTCTTGTAACTCTTGCAGTAGCTGATGATTTAGGCGCGATTGTCGTTATTGCGGTATTTTATCCATCACCCGAAGGCTTACATTTTGTATATTTGGGTGCAGCGGTGGGGATTTTGCTATTCCTTACCTATATCAATCATTTAGGAGTGCGTCATTTGGGCGTGTATATAGGAATTGGTATTTTGCTGTGGTTTTGTGTGCATCATAGTGGGATTCACGCAACCATTGCGGCTGTGGCATTAGCATTTTGTATCCCTGTAAAGCCAAAAATTGAAAGCAAAGAGTTCATTCAGGTTGTTCAGCAGATGATAGAAATTTTTGAGAGTAAAGACAAAGAGCGCAAAAATATTTTGCTTGATACGCAGCAAATGAGCGCGATTGATGAAGCAGGGAGAGATTTTGTAAAAGTGCAAAATCCACTCTTGCGCTTAGAGCACGCTTTGCAACCTTTGTGTGCGTTTATTATTATGCCTCTTTTTGCTTTTGCTAATGCGGGCGTGGATATTCGTGCGGAAGTAAATTTTCATATTGACCATATTATGCTTGGGGTTATATTTGGACTTGTAGTGGGTAAGCCCTTGGGTATTTTAAGTTTAACTTTTTTATGTGAGAAATGCAAAATTGCTTCGCGTCCAGCAGGAGTATCTTGGAGTCATATTCTTGGTGCAGGAATGCTTGCAGGCATTGGTTTTACAATGTCTATGTTTGTTTCAAATCTTGCATTTGACGCACCTCAAGCAAGTGATGTATCAAAAATAGCAATTTTGCTTGCTTCAAGTATTGCAGGTATCTTGGGTTCATTGTATTTGATAATCAATCATAAAATCAACTCTCACACAAAAGTTAAATCTTAA
- the nhaA gene encoding Na+/H+ antiporter NhaA, with product MSEAKITPSRHSYVKDRLQDNLNRFIKHESFGGVLLAFCVGAAMLVANSSYADMYFTFFHSEFGAFFSDSQFEVSLQDFINDVLMSFFFLLVGLEMKREMLYGELAGFKKVSFSFLAAFGGIICPVMIYSYFNVGTAYESGFGVAMSTDTAFALGLIMLLGDRVPKILKIFLVTLAVADDLGAISVIAIFYSDNINMQWIYASLILVGVLIYLNYRDTKHLSLYFLVGILLWICVHHSGIHVTIAAVILAMAIPGRTRVNKKYFINMLKEFERMKVATNDWNDVVYARESEKVGFWRGSFKNIRNFIFGNQDVEKKIDMAKTSQLVHMLDTIGTYSRYAQNPLIRLEIALQPLCAYFFVPLFAFANAGVTLDGNIDVSLNSVMLGTILGLVVGKPVGVLLFCFLGEKLNLATRPKDLNYLHILSVGMISGIGFTMSMFVANLAYKDDIMSVDMSKISILVASSIAAVLGLLVVYLSTTQQENRVESMNEEDEIQKLKETQSII from the coding sequence ATGTCAGAAGCAAAGATTACGCCGAGCAGACATTCATATGTAAAAGACAGACTTCAAGACAATCTCAATCGTTTTATCAAGCACGAATCTTTTGGGGGAGTTTTGCTTGCATTTTGTGTTGGAGCAGCTATGCTTGTGGCAAATTCATCATATGCAGATATGTATTTCACTTTTTTTCATAGTGAATTTGGTGCATTTTTTAGCGATTCACAATTTGAAGTAAGCTTGCAGGATTTTATCAATGATGTATTAATGTCATTTTTCTTTCTGCTTGTGGGTTTAGAAATGAAACGCGAAATGCTCTATGGCGAGCTTGCTGGGTTTAAAAAAGTAAGCTTCTCATTTCTTGCAGCATTTGGGGGTATCATATGTCCTGTAATGATATACTCATATTTTAATGTTGGCACAGCATATGAGAGTGGCTTTGGTGTGGCAATGAGCACAGATACAGCTTTTGCGCTTGGACTTATAATGCTTCTTGGGGATAGAGTGCCCAAGATTCTAAAGATTTTTCTTGTAACGCTTGCAGTAGCCGATGATTTGGGGGCAATTTCTGTAATTGCAATTTTTTACTCTGATAATATCAATATGCAATGGATTTATGCTTCTTTAATCCTTGTCGGAGTGCTTATCTATCTTAATTATCGTGATACAAAACATCTTTCACTTTATTTTTTGGTAGGTATTTTATTATGGATTTGTGTGCATCATAGCGGGATTCACGTAACAATCGCAGCAGTTATTTTGGCAATGGCAATTCCCGGGCGCACACGTGTTAATAAAAAATATTTTATTAATATGCTCAAAGAGTTTGAGAGAATGAAAGTAGCCACAAATGATTGGAATGATGTAGTCTATGCGCGCGAATCGGAGAAAGTGGGTTTTTGGAGAGGAAGTTTTAAAAATATTAGAAATTTTATATTTGGCAATCAAGATGTGGAAAAAAAGATTGATATGGCAAAAACTTCTCAACTTGTTCATATGCTAGATACCATAGGCACATATTCCCGCTATGCGCAAAATCCACTTATACGTCTTGAAATTGCTCTGCAACCTCTGTGCGCTTATTTTTTTGTGCCTCTTTTTGCTTTTGCTAATGCGGGTGTAACTCTTGATGGCAATATTGATGTGAGTTTAAATAGCGTTATGCTTGGGACAATTTTGGGTTTAGTGGTAGGCAAACCTGTTGGAGTATTGCTTTTTTGCTTTTTGGGGGAGAAATTAAATCTTGCTACGCGTCCAAAAGACTTGAATTATTTGCATATTTTATCTGTAGGTATGATTTCAGGTATTGGCTTTACAATGTCTATGTTTGTAGCAAATCTTGCCTATAAAGACGATATAATGAGTGTTGATATGTCTAAAATCTCCATTCTTGTAGCATCATCAATAGCAGCGGTTCTTGGGCTTTTAGTAGTTTATCTTAGCACAACTCAACAAGAGAATCGGGTTGAGAGTATGAATGAAGAAGATGAGATTCAAAAACTTAAGGAAACACAAAGTATCATTTGA
- a CDS encoding RecB-like helicase — MRNIKKDFFALKASAGSGKTFNLSLRFIYLLFQGANPHQILTLTFTKKASKEMHQRIHDYLKSLYVFIQGKDTKGIDIYNALLKEGLSDEVLRDKIESIYYEFMQANPRITTIDAFFHAVLKKFCWYVGISSHFGVGNVSKDNINERFLSALSLEDMREIVIFCFHHQIKITKFLSMLYDFYMFANEIVQTLSSTSTTAHLEVEDIEKLIVEKMHIIYQFLLTQPQVSQSAKNLFNKKDIQSICKNPKMLLDWNEHHYLKKIDLSQFNDVREEILKLLQLYFIQREHKIFAWIKYFIDIFKQAKEQEIRTKNLLGFDDVMLKNYELLCQNIERDFFYFRLDEKITHILLDEFQDTSLMQYQILQPIINEIKSGEGRISDRSIFIVGDEKQSIYMFRGSFAGLFEEAIKDFHQENLDYNFRSSPRVIAFNNDVFQSCFSHYLPQRYPHTQSHTKPNGYVRVLPQCIDDEELGLHKQICAELETLLQNGANEDDIAILTFKNDDVLSLKEYINTHIPHLDIITETNSSLFQQKEVKILICALKFILLHSQIQNGDDNVDFYKQLMNAKKLYEKKMIKLLGKPYMGSDRFIDEIKALMLPSTTSPSEAIFLLIEELDIAQVASMKFLELSFDYMCIEEFLDALPQMVCDAPIQNNKGIKIMTIHKSKGLEFEYVILCDRLSEPKRGGEVFIYEYENTQIKQVYYKMRERESFDKDYQKALQAHNVRKKQEEYNVLYVAFTRAKYGLSVVQKYKKSAFEILNLTPCYDEITHISTQQSKQDMSSLHSPRVLMHNMPSFGRQSAFIKHEKDEHKGIFDVQQWRNIMFGYALHSVFELYLGYKNPQEDIQSILYNRYGFALPLSSITQAIQYAINCIQSKKFIEIQKGKHIACEVSYIAKEHLYRIDTLLYDEKEWIVLDYKSSATNIGAQEEQIREYMRFLFSLNKKEKQHAKSVRGFIVYPLKNGDEQFYEVSL; from the coding sequence GTGCGAAACATTAAAAAGGATTTTTTTGCCCTTAAGGCTTCAGCTGGTAGCGGGAAAACTTTTAATCTCTCTTTGCGTTTTATTTATCTTCTTTTTCAAGGAGCGAATCCTCATCAGATTCTCACCTTGACTTTCACTAAAAAAGCTTCTAAAGAAATGCACCAGAGAATTCACGATTACCTCAAATCTCTGTATGTTTTTATACAGGGCAAAGATACAAAAGGTATTGATATTTATAATGCGCTTCTCAAAGAGGGTTTAAGCGATGAGGTTTTGCGCGATAAAATTGAAAGTATTTATTATGAATTTATGCAAGCTAACCCACGCATTACGACTATTGATGCGTTTTTTCACGCTGTGTTAAAGAAATTTTGTTGGTATGTTGGCATTTCTTCGCATTTTGGAGTAGGTAATGTGAGTAAAGATAATATCAATGAACGTTTTTTGAGTGCGCTTTCTTTGGAGGATATGCGTGAGATTGTTATATTTTGTTTTCATCATCAGATAAAGATTACAAAGTTTTTGTCTATGCTTTATGATTTTTATATGTTTGCAAATGAGATTGTTCAAACCCTTTCTTCTACATCTACAACTGCACATTTGGAAGTAGAAGATATAGAAAAATTAATAGTAGAAAAAATGCACATTATTTATCAATTTCTTCTTACACAACCTCAAGTAAGCCAAAGTGCTAAAAATCTTTTTAACAAAAAAGATATTCAAAGCATATGTAAGAATCCTAAAATGCTTTTAGATTGGAATGAACATCACTATCTTAAAAAAATAGATTTAAGCCAATTTAATGATGTGCGTGAGGAAATACTCAAACTTTTGCAGCTTTATTTTATTCAAAGAGAGCACAAAATATTTGCGTGGATTAAATATTTTATTGATATATTTAAACAAGCAAAAGAGCAAGAAATAAGAACAAAAAACCTTTTGGGCTTTGATGATGTGATGCTTAAAAATTATGAATTGCTTTGCCAAAATATAGAACGTGATTTTTTCTATTTTCGCCTTGATGAAAAGATCACGCATATTTTACTTGATGAATTTCAAGATACAAGCCTTATGCAATATCAGATTCTGCAACCTATCATAAATGAAATAAAATCAGGAGAGGGGCGTATTAGCGATAGAAGTATTTTTATAGTGGGCGATGAGAAGCAAAGTATTTATATGTTTCGCGGAAGTTTTGCAGGGTTATTTGAGGAAGCGATAAAAGATTTTCATCAGGAAAACCTTGATTATAATTTTCGTTCAAGCCCGCGTGTAATTGCTTTTAATAATGATGTATTCCAATCGTGTTTTTCACATTATCTGCCGCAACGCTATCCACACACACAATCTCATACAAAGCCCAATGGTTATGTGAGGGTATTGCCTCAATGTATAGATGATGAGGAATTGGGACTGCATAAACAAATATGTGCTGAACTTGAAACCTTATTGCAAAATGGGGCAAACGAAGATGATATAGCTATTTTGACTTTTAAAAATGATGATGTTTTATCGCTCAAAGAATATATAAATACGCACATTCCTCATCTAGATATTATTACTGAAACAAACTCCTCACTTTTTCAACAAAAAGAGGTAAAAATTCTTATTTGTGCCCTTAAGTTTATTTTGCTGCATTCACAGATTCAAAATGGAGATGATAATGTGGATTTTTATAAGCAATTAATGAATGCAAAAAAACTCTATGAAAAAAAGATGATTAAACTTCTTGGCAAGCCCTATATGGGCTCTGATAGATTTATTGATGAGATTAAAGCACTTATGCTTCCTTCCACTACGTCACCTTCGGAGGCAATATTTTTACTTATTGAAGAGCTAGATATTGCTCAAGTAGCATCTATGAAATTTTTAGAACTTAGCTTTGATTATATGTGCATTGAAGAATTTTTAGATGCGTTGCCCCAAATGGTATGCGATGCACCAATACAGAATAATAAAGGTATAAAAATTATGACGATTCATAAATCAAAAGGTTTAGAGTTTGAATATGTCATTTTGTGTGATAGGCTAAGCGAGCCTAAACGTGGTGGAGAAGTATTTATATATGAGTATGAGAATACACAAATAAAGCAGGTGTATTATAAAATGCGCGAGCGAGAGAGCTTTGATAAAGATTATCAAAAAGCACTCCAAGCACACAATGTCCGCAAAAAACAAGAGGAGTATAATGTGCTTTATGTGGCTTTTACTCGTGCAAAGTATGGTTTAAGTGTGGTGCAAAAATATAAAAAAAGTGCTTTTGAGATTCTCAATCTTACTCCTTGTTATGATGAGATAACACATATTTCTACACAACAAAGCAAACAAGATATGTCTTCACTTCACAGCCCACGAGTGCTTATGCACAATATGCCATCTTTTGGGCGACAAAGTGCTTTTATTAAGCACGAAAAAGATGAGCATAAAGGTATTTTTGATGTGCAGCAGTGGCGCAATATTATGTTTGGATATGCTTTACATAGTGTGTTTGAATTATATTTAGGCTATAAGAATCCACAAGAAGACATACAAAGTATTTTGTATAATCGCTATGGGTTTGCACTTCCTCTCTCAAGCATTACTCAAGCGATACAATATGCGATAAATTGTATTCAAAGCAAAAAATTCATAGAGATACAAAAAGGCAAACATATCGCGTGTGAAGTAAGCTATATTGCCAAAGAACATTTATATCGTATAGATACACTTTTGTATGATGAAAAAGAGTGGATTGTTCTTGATTATAAAAGTAGCGCAACTAATATAGGTGCGCAAGAAGAACAAATCCGAGAGTATATGAGATTTTTATTTTCGCTTAATAAAAAAGAGAAACAGCACGCAAAAAGTGTCAGAGGTTTTATTGTATATCCACTTAAAAATGGTGATGAACAATTTTATGAAGTAAGCTTATAA
- a CDS encoding J domain-containing protein, producing MSKSLYDTLEVNENASNDEIKKAYRRLARKYHPDINKDTGAEEKFKEINAAYEVLSDENKKAQYDRFGDAMFGGQNFHDFSRAQGGNVNLDDILASIFGQGGGFSAGSGSGFNFNRGAGFGSGGDFGFGGFNAPNLDIQENIQIPFESAALGGSYHYSGRSGSFDIKIPVGIKNGETIRLKGKGSTHNGRSGDLLLKVQVLQSNEYELDGDDLSKSFDVPLKTALFGGKITLPTLYQDITLTIPPNTKNNQKFRIKGKGIKNRKTSIMGDLYLKANIILPHTEHLSDELKNMLQEQLP from the coding sequence ATGTCAAAAAGTCTTTATGATACGCTTGAAGTAAATGAAAATGCTTCAAATGATGAAATTAAAAAAGCTTATCGTAGGCTTGCGCGCAAATATCACCCTGACATCAATAAAGACACAGGAGCAGAGGAAAAATTTAAAGAAATCAACGCTGCCTATGAAGTGCTAAGTGATGAAAACAAAAAAGCTCAATACGACCGCTTTGGCGATGCAATGTTTGGTGGGCAAAACTTCCACGATTTCTCTCGCGCACAAGGGGGTAATGTCAATCTTGATGATATACTTGCTTCCATTTTTGGACAAGGCGGTGGATTCAGTGCAGGAAGTGGAAGTGGATTTAATTTTAACAGAGGCGCTGGCTTTGGAAGTGGCGGAGACTTTGGTTTTGGTGGGTTTAATGCTCCGAATCTTGATATACAAGAGAATATTCAGATTCCATTTGAAAGTGCAGCTCTTGGTGGAAGCTATCATTATAGTGGGCGTAGTGGGAGCTTTGATATTAAAATTCCTGTGGGCATTAAAAATGGTGAAACTATCCGCCTCAAAGGCAAAGGTAGCACACATAATGGACGCAGCGGTGATTTGCTCCTCAAAGTGCAAGTTTTACAATCAAATGAATATGAACTTGATGGTGATGATTTGAGTAAAAGCTTTGATGTGCCTCTTAAAACTGCACTCTTTGGTGGCAAAATCACATTGCCAACGCTTTATCAAGACATTACCCTAACAATCCCACCCAATACCAAAAATAACCAAAAATTCCGCATTAAAGGTAAAGGTATCAAAAATCGCAAAACAAGCATTATGGGAGATTTATATCTCAAAGCAAATATTATTTTGCCTCACACAGAGCATTTAAGTGATGAGCTTAAAAATATGCTCCAAGAGCAACTTCCATAA
- a CDS encoding heat shock protein transcriptional repressor HspR: MYSYDEPVYLISVVARILEIHPQTLRQYEKEGLIQPGRTDGKMRLYSQRDIDKIKTILKLTRDMGVNLAGVDIILRLKERLDELDKMAEDLREDLAKHKGSSRVLKTNESSYEIILFQKNKVSPC; the protein is encoded by the coding sequence ATGTATAGTTATGACGAACCTGTTTATCTTATCAGCGTAGTAGCGAGAATCTTAGAGATTCACCCTCAAACTTTGCGCCAATACGAAAAAGAAGGACTCATTCAGCCCGGGCGCACTGATGGCAAAATGCGCTTATATTCTCAACGCGATATTGACAAAATTAAGACGATTCTTAAGCTTACGCGTGATATGGGTGTAAATCTCGCTGGAGTAGATATTATCCTCCGCCTTAAAGAAAGACTTGATGAGCTTGATAAAATGGCTGAAGACTTACGAGAAGACCTTGCTAAACATAAAGGAAGTAGCAGAGTGCTTAAAACAAATGAAAGTTCTTATGAAATTATTTTATTTCAAAAAAACAAAGTGTCTCCTTGCTAA